Part of the Zhongshania aliphaticivorans genome, CCAGTAAGCGATTTTTCAAGGCCTACACACTACGCACGTAAGAAAATTCGTAGTATGGGTCGTGTGGCTCTAATGAGTACTCGCGCAACTGAGCTCGCATTAGAACACGCAGGATTACTTAACGACCCATGCATCCAAGACGGTCGCATGGGGGTCAGCTATGGTTCATCTACCGGCAGCCCAGACGCCGTGTCTGACTTTGGCAATATGCTGATAAACCATGCTAGTGCCAGTATCAACGCCAACTCTTACCTTAAGATGATGAGCCATACCGCCGCTGTAAATATAGGCGTATTTTTTGAATTAAAAGGTCGTGTTATACCAACGTCAAGCGCGTGTACATCTGCTAGCCAAGGCATTGGCTATGCTTACGAAGCAATCAAATATGGTCACCAAGAACTCATGGTTGCCGGCGGTGGTGAGGAGCTCTGTGCAACCGAAGCTGCCGTTTTTGATACTCTTTACGCTACCAGCACTCGCAATGATGAACCTCATTTATCGCCACGCCCATTTGACCGGGACCGCGACGGCCTAGTCATTGGCGAAGGTGCTTGCAGTTTAATTCTTGAAGAGCGGGAACATGCCATTGCACGTGGAGCAAATATACTCGCTGAAATCGTCGGTTTTGGAACAAACTCCGATGGCAGTCATGTAACACAACCACAGACTGAAACAATGTTTATCGCCATGCAGCGAGCACTGAAAATTGCCAATCTACCCGCATCTGCAATTGGCTATATAAGCGCCCATGGCACAGCAACAGACCGTGGCGATATTGCCGAGTCGCAAGCAACTGCAAAATTATTTGGCAACAAGACCCCAATCAGCGCACTGAAAAGTTTTACAGGCCATACCCTTGGCGCTTGCGGCTCATTAGAGGCCATGACTGCAATTGAGATGATGAACAGGGGTTGGTTTCACGGCACCGCAAACCTAAATAACATTGACCCAGAATGCGGCGAGCTCGACTATTTAGTCAATGATGGACGAAACATAAATGTAGATTACATTATGAGCAATAATTTTGCTTTTGGCGGTATAAACACATCACTCATTTTTAAAAGAACGATGTAACACCACTTCGCTTTGGCGTTTCAAACCATTGATGAGAACTGGATTTAACAATTACATTTCAGCATTGGTATACGATACTAGCCAAAGCGAGGTCAATATGGATCAGCGTGGGTGCAGAAGAAACGATTAATGAGTTGTAGATCCGCGCCATACAATCAATCTGCCACTCTTTCCAAGCAGTATTTTAATAAAAATAATTAGCGAACCACCCGTTTCACTAGCCTCGTCCATAAGCTAATCAAACAAAAAACAACAGCAATACTGCTTGGTTTTAGGTGATATTCACCACGCAAACAGGCATTATCCACGCACCACAGCTTACCCATAGCGGCCCTATTCACACCTTTCAAGTCTGGCGAAAATGCCCTATTTCCAGTAAGCTGCACGCCCGCTGTCACCCTGGCAACGACCATCACGCCGCGACACGCGACAATTTTGAGTGAATGATTATATGAGTTTTACCTCTCTGGGCTTATCTGCCCCAATTTTGGCGGCTATAGCCGAGCAAGGTTACGACACACCCTCCCCCATCCAAGCACAGGCCATACCCGCTGTATTGGAGGGCCGGGATGTAATGGCCGCAGCTCAGACAGGTACAGGCAAAACGGCTGGCTTCACCTTGCCCATATTAGAGCTTTTGTCTCGCGGTGAACGTGCCCAAGCAAACCAAGCACGCGTTTTGATATTAACACCCACTCGTGAATTAGCCGCGCAAGTTGGCGAAAGCGTGGCCACCTACGGCAAGCATTTGCCATTGCGTTCAGCCGTGGTCTTTGGCGGCGTTAAAATCAATCCACAAATGATGAAACTGCGCCGTGGCGTAGATGTACTCGTTGCCACCCCCGGTCGCCTACTCGATCTTTACAACCAGAATGCGGTTAAATTTCAACAGTTAGAAATTTTGGTGCTTGACGAAGCAGATCGCATGCTCGACATGGGTTTTATTCATGACATTCGCAAAATTTTGGCGGTGTTACCCAAACAGCGACAAAATCTCATGTTCTCGGCCACATTCTCAGGCGACATTCGCACCCTCGCCAAAGGATTAGTTAACAACCCAGTAGAGGTCTCCGTAAGCCCTGAGAACTCGACTGCTAAAAGCGTTAGCCAATTTATTTACCCTGTCGATAAGAGTCAAAAACCTAACTTATTAACTCACCTTATTCAAAGCAATGATTGGCAACAGGTTCTCATTTTCTCTAAGACCAAGCATGGCGCCAATCGCCTAGCCACACAGCTAGACAAAGTGGGGATTACCGCGGCAGCCATTCATGGCAATAAAAGTCAGGCAGCGCGCACCAAGGCCCTAGCCAACTTTAAAAGCGGCGCCGTTCGTGCACTAGTTGCAACTGATATTGCCGCACGGGGCTTGGATATTGACCAGCTACCCCAAGTTGTTAACTTTGATTTACCAAACGTGCCTGAAGACTATGTACACCGTATTGGCCGAACCGGCCGCGCTGGTGCAACGGGTAACGCGGTATCACTGGTATGCCTTGATGACTTCAAACTTCTCACGGATATTGAGCGTCTGATACAGGAAATATTGCCAAGGGAAGTTGTTGAAGGTTTTATTCCCACTCATCCTCTGCCCGAGTCTCGACTCAATCAGCGACCACCTCGCAAGCCTCGCCCAAAAAACCGCAGCGAGCATCGCGACGGCCAACGCCCCGCCAGCCCCCGTAGCAGAAATAGCAGACCTAATGGTAATCGCAACAAAGGCAATCAAGCCCACAGCGCACCAAAAGCTTAATCAGCTCGCGACACTCCTAACCCAGTGTCGCGCTCTCTGCTTGCTGCCACTGTCAGTTACATCTGTTTTATCCGTAAATGACTTCCCGTTTTGCAGTCGCAGCACTAAAATAAGCAGCCAATTTTCCCACTAGTAACGTAGGCATTCCCCCATGCTGGAAAAAGTATTTGAACGCATTTTATATTCTGCTCGCTGGGTGCTCGCACCCATTTACTTAGGTTTGAGCTTCGCCATATTGGCGCTAACGATTAAGTTTTTCCAAGAATTATTCCACGTCCTTCCACATATTTTTGAGACATCAGAAATGGACTTGGTTCTGTTGGTGTTATCACTCATCGATATATCGCTAGTGGGCGGATTACTTGTGATGGTGATGTTTTCAGGCTACGAAAACTTTGTCTCACAAATCGATTTAAAGGAAGGTGATCAAAAATTAGACTGGCTGGGCAAGCTGGATACCGGAAGCCTTAAAAACAAGGTTGCAGCCTCAATCGTCGCGATTTCATCCATTCACCTTCTCAAAATATTTATGAATGCCGATAAAATCGAAAATGATAAATTAATGTGGTACGTCATTATTCACTTAACGTTTGTACTTTCGGCATTTGCTATGGGCATGCTAGACAAACTCACCCGGCACAACCATTAATAAGCCCATCTAGCACCCTGTCAAAATGCATATTTTCACTGATCATGGTTTTACGACGCGTAAAAGCATCGTAAAACTGTTGGTGAGCCGAAAAAGAAAACTCATCACCCCGATGAGTATATTGGCC contains:
- a CDS encoding beta-ketoacyl-ACP synthase; this translates as MRRVVVTGMAGISPIGSDWSTIEDHLRSGTNGIKVMEEWNKYPDLNTRLGAPVSDFSRPTHYARKKIRSMGRVALMSTRATELALEHAGLLNDPCIQDGRMGVSYGSSTGSPDAVSDFGNMLINHASASINANSYLKMMSHTAAVNIGVFFELKGRVIPTSSACTSASQGIGYAYEAIKYGHQELMVAGGGEELCATEAAVFDTLYATSTRNDEPHLSPRPFDRDRDGLVIGEGACSLILEEREHAIARGANILAEIVGFGTNSDGSHVTQPQTETMFIAMQRALKIANLPASAIGYISAHGTATDRGDIAESQATAKLFGNKTPISALKSFTGHTLGACGSLEAMTAIEMMNRGWFHGTANLNNIDPECGELDYLVNDGRNINVDYIMSNNFAFGGINTSLIFKRTM
- a CDS encoding DEAD/DEAH box helicase, with protein sequence MSFTSLGLSAPILAAIAEQGYDTPSPIQAQAIPAVLEGRDVMAAAQTGTGKTAGFTLPILELLSRGERAQANQARVLILTPTRELAAQVGESVATYGKHLPLRSAVVFGGVKINPQMMKLRRGVDVLVATPGRLLDLYNQNAVKFQQLEILVLDEADRMLDMGFIHDIRKILAVLPKQRQNLMFSATFSGDIRTLAKGLVNNPVEVSVSPENSTAKSVSQFIYPVDKSQKPNLLTHLIQSNDWQQVLIFSKTKHGANRLATQLDKVGITAAAIHGNKSQAARTKALANFKSGAVRALVATDIAARGLDIDQLPQVVNFDLPNVPEDYVHRIGRTGRAGATGNAVSLVCLDDFKLLTDIERLIQEILPREVVEGFIPTHPLPESRLNQRPPRKPRPKNRSEHRDGQRPASPRSRNSRPNGNRNKGNQAHSAPKA
- a CDS encoding TIGR00645 family protein — its product is MEKVFERILYSARWVLAPIYLGLSFAILALTIKFFQELFHVLPHIFETSEMDLVLLVLSLIDISLVGGLLVMVMFSGYENFVSQIDLKEGDQKLDWLGKLDTGSLKNKVAASIVAISSIHLLKIFMNADKIENDKLMWYVIIHLTFVLSAFAMGMLDKLTRHNH